In Aridibaculum aurantiacum, the following proteins share a genomic window:
- a CDS encoding Crp/Fnr family transcriptional regulator: MQQLVNFFQSAGKIDAALSLEIANNFKEKVLAKNDLFLREGQVSNEYLVLTEGLMRAYAIDTNGDEKTTEFYVAVQPVFEVASFFGRVPSQENFQAITDCRGWVINFEKLNMLFHALPAFREMGRGILVKGFASLKMRMLSQITTTADKRYEALLQANPVLFQHVPLKYIASYLGITDTSLSRIRKELLDRERK; this comes from the coding sequence ATGCAACAACTGGTCAACTTCTTTCAATCCGCAGGAAAAATAGATGCAGCGCTAAGCCTTGAGATAGCAAATAATTTCAAAGAAAAAGTGCTGGCGAAGAACGATCTATTTTTGCGGGAAGGACAGGTAAGCAATGAATACCTGGTGCTGACAGAAGGGCTTATGCGTGCCTATGCCATAGATACCAATGGTGATGAAAAAACCACTGAGTTTTATGTTGCGGTACAGCCGGTTTTTGAGGTCGCATCCTTTTTTGGTCGTGTTCCATCGCAGGAAAATTTCCAGGCTATTACTGACTGCCGGGGCTGGGTCATCAATTTTGAAAAGTTGAACATGCTGTTTCACGCGCTACCAGCATTTAGAGAAATGGGACGCGGAATATTAGTGAAAGGTTTTGCTTCCTTAAAAATGCGTATGCTTTCCCAGATCACCACAACAGCAGATAAACGTTACGAAGCTTTGCTCCAGGCTAATCCTGTATTGTTTCAGCATGTGCCTCTAAAGTACATAGCATCTTACCTGGGCATAACAGATACATCGTTGAGCCGGATACGAAAAGAATTGTTGGATAGAGAAAGAAAGTAA